From the Cyanobium sp. M30B3 genome, the window CGGCTCCAGGCAGCAGGGTCACAGCGCGTCACCGATCGCCCATCTGACTAGCCCGCTGATCACCCGCCTCACGGTTCTTGGCCTGAGTGCCGTGCTGCCGATCCCGATGGCAGCGACCGCCGTGTCCAGGCCGTCCTTCGCGCTGCGTCTGCCCGACCCCGCACCGGCCGTGAGCGTCCGCCGGGCCGGGCCGGGGCCTTACAGCCTCACTCCCGAACGCCGGGCCCTGCTGGACACGATCCGCTACGCGGAGGGCACCTGGACCGGCGGCAGGCCAGATGGTTACCGCATGCTGTACGGCGGCAGCCTGGTCCGGGCGCTCGACCGTCATCCCGAGATCGTGGTGCGTCGCCGCTACACCAGTGCCGCAGCCGGGGCCTACCAGTTCCTGCCGGACACCTGGCATGGGGTGGCCCGCCAGCTGGGACTCACCAGCTTCGAGCCCCACAACCAGGACCAGGCGGCCCTGCACCTGATCCAGCGCCGTGGCGCCCTCAACCTGTTCGACCGCCAGGGGCTGACGGTGGACGTGCTGGCCCGGCTCGCCCCCGAGTGGGCCTCACTGCCGGCCCATCACGGCGGCA encodes:
- a CDS encoding glycoside hydrolase family 104 protein — encoded protein: MSTPQRRGWPAPGSRQQGHSASPIAHLTSPLITRLTVLGLSAVLPIPMAATAVSRPSFALRLPDPAPAVSVRRAGPGPYSLTPERRALLDTIRYAEGTWTGGRPDGYRMLYGGSLVRALDRHPEIVVRRRYTSAAAGAYQFLPDTWHGVARQLGLTSFEPHNQDQAALHLIQRRGALNLFDRQGLTVDVLARLAPEWASLPAHHGGSYYGQPVKQRQELIGFYQSALVRHRNAG